A window of the Megalopta genalis isolate 19385.01 chromosome 2, iyMegGena1_principal, whole genome shotgun sequence genome harbors these coding sequences:
- the Ufd4 gene encoding ubiquitin fusion-degradation 4-like isoform X2 produces the protein MADVDPETLLEWLSMGQGDERDMQLIALEQLCMLLLMSDNVDRCFECCPPRTFLPALCRIFLDELAPDSVLEVTARAITYYLDVSAECTRRVVAMEGAVKAICSRLSGAGLGSRTSRDLAEQCIKVLELVCAREAGAVFEAGGLPCALCFIREHGARVHRDTLHSAMAVVTRLCGKVEPQDKSLPDCVEALSTLLRHEDAHVADGALRCFASLADRYSRRNTDPAPLASNGLVSELLHRLSNAAGPGTAIATTSGNPKTPPPSSTASTIPTPEAKSCASVSTIISLLSTLCRGSPSITHDLLRSELPDAIEKALKGDERCALDSMRLVDLLLVLLFEGRSALNRNTTGGPSGPLLPRLRRLDSAGEKSHRQLIDCIRSKDTDALIEAIDSGGIEVNFMDDVGQTLLNWASAFGTQEMVEFLCDRGADVNKGQRSSSLHYAACFGRPAIAKVLLKHGANPDLRDEDGKTPLDKARERVDEGHREVAAILQSPGEWMLPNQEHRKPETETEFTEPKGDPEMAPVYLKRLLPVFCATFQSSMLPSVRKASLSLIRKMVHYIQPDLLVETCGSDRTGDCGAMLVEVIANVLDNEELELKTPSPPPPPLKPYIGPKLRCLSSCKSSSSLNYIVDKTEDEAGHLVVLQMIQDLMIKSKDEFLEHFARLGVFSKVAALAGPKESAPDPEAESNQSGEEQRMEDARELLVGRAYHWRDWCICRGRDCLYVWSDAAALELSNGSNGWFRFILDGKLATMYSSGSPEGGTDTSGKGRNTESLTTEENRGEFLEKLQRARSQVKPNSVSQPVLSRPGTTRLIVGNWALSSRRESMLGIHNSDSLQVTILREDLPGFIFESNRGTKHSFTAETSLGPEFSAGWAGKRGKRLRSKIEAIKQKVKMQAQDIYERYFKAAQAQPRGVVAKLGVIVSQIEKACQKQQAGNREWRSILQSTLEELKLLLNEEGKVSAYELHSSGLVQALLVLLAAPPGPQPPTLRATKLRMQRIVVFKNCFHVTDVNKVHNSAKILVHKLVSVLESIEKLPVYLYDTPGSGYGLQILTRRLRFRLEKAAGESSLIDRSGRSLKMEPLSTIQQLENHLLRMVAKQWYDHDRSTFTFVKKLKEGNRITFKYQYDFDENGLLYWIGTNSKSCSEWVNPGQYGLVVVTSSDGRNLPYGQLEDILSRDPSALNCHTNDDKRAWFSIDLGVWIIPTAYTLRHAKGYGRSALRNWLFQASKDGVNWTHLYAHVDDTSLNEPGNTATWTLELTTEETQGWRHLRLQQIGKNSSGHTHYLSVSGFEVYGEVTGVCEDLGRAAREAEAGIRRLRRLIKSQVLRHLVAGARVARGLDWKWRDQDGIPPGEGTVTGELHNGWIDVTWDHGGSNSYRMGAEGKYDLRLVGAGLDSDNGTKGKTGTGVLTGRKSSSTPSLPDCTDTVMRGSVASTDQAASADNLAAKQAAESIAESVLSVARAEAVVAVTGEGGANSTSELSVVLHPRPDTTVTSDLATIVESLALNTDCSSNSNSNRASSSSKPLLATVRGNKPVANLLEAAEALDRVREGADRLRNNTNSFLSGELLSIVPVRISVSGESEDNSLRIKPVQRHSGIADATKECSRDKEASSSTQNTTGGCPVVVTNPMSVSVPNLACSDTSNTLEPTTATGLLGTFTAMTRRRTFGGQHIASNSNTGSNSRGPNSVSSLVRLALNPNFPGGLLSTAQSYPSLTSSGQVAGSGVTTTTGAGLGQALTMSLTSTSSDSEQLLLQVSLEDFLESCGGVASSSASGARIINRPTLVTELEDDEDVVLEEEEDNDEHDQEEDDEENEDEGDGCEGDYEEVMVSRNLLATFMEEEASQSSKSRAWDDEFVLKRQFSALIPAFDPRPGRTNINQTTDLEVPPPGSETQSSARVGSLPMPRLLLTLKGPGLPGVPDVELPLTEPHASIFQAVQELMQLTELGSRQEKLRRIWEPNYTIIYKEARDEESSGRATPIVTLYSRNATQNSSACTVEDVLQLLRHVYVLSTTRDDGKHIDYDESEESTCCVHPDDFTSKKITNKIVQQIQDPLALAAGALPNWCEELARSCPFLLPFETRRLYFSCTAFGASRSIVWLQTQRDAVLERQRAPGLSPRRDDSHEFRVGRLKHERVSVPRGEKLLDWAEQVLKVHASRKSILEVEFVGEEGTGLGPTLEFFALVAAELQRKDLGLWLCDDEESQEDTEEQIRVSSDQVRPAGYYVTRPSGLFPAPLPQDSAACERAVRYFWFLGVFLAKVLQDNRLVDLPLSRPFLKLMCHGDITNNVNEKIGLSGVTQESMSSSMSSSFISEEGEADAAYSAFVPSPWYAGLLDIEDLVHVDPVRGEFLKEIQTATAKRDRTFSDGRNSADEETSLSIAHPSGMSVPIEDLALTMTYSPSSKIFGHDQVELVEGGADIAVTMENAREYAELTVNYCLDRGISKQLESFRSGFSKVFPMEKLHAFSPEEIRAMLCGEQNPQWTREDLLNYTEPKLGYTRESPGFQRFVNVLVSLTGPERKAFLQFATGCSALPPGGLCNLHPRLTVVRKVDAGSGGYPSVNTCVHYLKLPEYPTEETLKERLLAATRERGFHLN, from the exons ATGGCTGATGTTGATCCGGAGACACTACTAGAGTGGCTCAGTATGGGCCAAGGGGATGAAAGGGACATGCAGTTAATTGCTCTAGAGCAATTGTGCATGTTACTACTTATGTCTGATAATGTTGATCGATGCTTTGAATG CTGTCCTCCACGCACATTTCTCCCTGCATTATGTAGAATTTTTTTGGATGAGCTTGCACCGGATAGTGTCTTAGAAGTGACTGCTCGGGCCATCACATATTACTTGGACGTTTCTGCAGAATGTACACGCAGAGTAGTAGCAATGGAGGGTGCTGTAAAAGCTATTTGCAGTCGCCTATCCGGAGCTGGATTAGGTTCCAGAACTAGTCGGGACTTGGCTGAGCAGTGCATAAAG GTGTTGGAACTCGTTTGCGCAAGGGAAGCTGGTGCTGTATTCGAAGCTGGTGGCCTTCCATGTGCCTTGTGCTTTATCCGAGAGCACGGAGCTCGTGTTCACCGAGACACCCTGCATTCCGCAATGGCCGTAGTGACCCGTCTGTGCGGGAAAGTAGAacctcaagataaatcattgccGGATTGTGTCGAGGCGCTGTCAACATTACTCAGACACGAGGATGCACACGTTGCCGATGGAGCGCTTCGTTGTTTCGCATCGCTCGCCGATAGATATTCACGTCGAAACACAGATCCCGCtcctttagcatcaaatggattagtttcTGAACTTTTGCATAG GTTGTCGAACGCAGCAGGGCCTGGTACAGCAATAGCAACGACTTCTGGAAATCCAAAGACACCACCACCTTCTAGCACAGCATCAACGATTCCGACTCCAGAAGCAAAATCGTGCGCTTCTGTGTCAACTATAATTAGCCTACTATCGACGCTTTGCAGAGGATCACCTTCTATAACCCATGATCTTTTACGTTCCGAACTGCCGGATGCAATCGAGAAAGCTTTGAAAGGCGACGAGCGGTGCGCCCTTGATTCTATGAGATTAGTTGATTTATTATTGGTTCTGCTGTTTGAAGGACGATCAGCGTTAAATCGTAATACAACCGGTGGTCCGTCTGGACCATTGTTACCACGATTGAGACGTTTGGACAGCGCCGGAGAGAAGTCTCATAGACAACTGATTGATTGTATTCGATCCAAGGATACGGACGCATTGATAGAGGCTATAGATTCTGGCGGCATCGAAGTGAATTTTATGGATGATGTTGGTCAAACGTTACTCAATTGGGCATCTGCATTTGGCACTCAAGAGATGGTCGAATTCTTATGCGATAGGGGAGCGGATGTTAATAAAGGGCAACGATCCTCTAGTTTGCATTATGCAGCTTGCTTCGGGAGACCAGCTATCGCTAAGGTGTTGCTTAAGCATGGTGCGAATCCTGATCTAAGAGACGAAGATGGGAAAACTCCACTAGATAAAGCCAGAGAACGGGTGGACGAGGGTCACAGAGAAGTGGCAGCTATATTGCAGTCTCCTGGGGAATGGATGCTGCCGAATCAAGAGCACAGGAAACCAGAAACCGAGACAGAATTCACAGAACCGAAAGGCGACCCTGAAATGGCTCCGGTTTATTTGAAGCGTCTGTTGCCGGTATTTTGTGCAACATTTCAATCATCAATGTTGCCCAGCGTTAGAAAAGCCAGTTTAAGTCTAATAAGGAAGATGGTGCATTATATTCAACCGGATCTGCTCGTTGAAACATGCGGTTCCGATAGAACAGGAGATTGCGGCGCTATGCTTGTAGAGGTGATTGCCAATGTATTGGACAACGAG GAGCTTGAGTTAAAAACACCATCACCACCACCTCCGCCTCTCAAGCCGTATATTGGCCCAAAATTGCGTTGCCTCTCATCGTGCAAGTCTTCCAGTTCCCTGAACTACATTGTTGATAAGACG GAGGACGAGGCCGGACACTTAGTGGTTTTGCAAATGATACAAGATTTGATGATAAAAAGCAAAGATGAGTTTCTAGAACATTTCGCTCGTTTGGGAGTCTTTTCGAAAGTCGCCGCATTAGCCGGACCAAAAGAGAGTGCACCGGATCCGGAAGCGGAATCGAATCAGTCTGGGGAAGAACAAAGAATGGAAGACGCAAGAGAGCTTTTAGTAGGAAGAGCATATCATTGGAGAGATTGGTGTATCTGCAGAGGACGCGATTGCCTGTATGTTTGGTCAGACGCAGCTGCCTTAGAACTATCGAATGGAAGCAACGGATGGTTCCGATTTATACTCGACGGAAAACTGGCGACAATGTACTCCAGCGGAAGCCCGGAGGGTGGAACAGATACATCAG GAAAAGGGAGGAACACAGAGTCGCTTACCACCGAAG AGAATCGCGGCGAATTCTTGGAGAAATTGCAAAGAGCTCGTAGCCAAGTGAAACCAAACTCTGTTAGCCAGCCTGTTTTGTCGCGTCCTGGCACGACCCGGCTGATCGTAGGAAATTGGGCATTATCCAGCAGAAGGGAAAGCATGTTGGGCATTCATAATAGCGATAGCTTGCAGGTGACTATTTTGAGAGAGGATTTGCCTGGATTTATTTTTGAGTCGAATCGAGGCACGAAGCATTCCTTCACGGCGGAAACTAGTTTAG GTCCAGAGTTTTCCGCAGGTTGGGCCGGAAAAAGAGGCAAAAGATTGAGATCCAAGATCGAAGCCATCAAGCAGAAAGTGAAAATGCAAGCTCAGGACATTTACGAGCGTTATTTCAAAGCTGCCCAGGCTCAACCACGTGGAGTGGTCGCCAAGTTAGGTGTTATCGTCAGTCAGATAGAGAAGGCTTGTCAGAAGCAACAAGCCGGGAACAGAGAATGGCGTAGCATACTGCAAAGCACGCTAGAAGAACTAAAACTTTTATTGAATGAAGAAGGGAAGGTATCCGCGTATGAGCTGCATTCCAGCGGCCTAGTTCAGGCGTTGCTTGTCCTGTTGGCAGCTCCGCCAGGACCACAGCCGCCGACATTAAGAGCGACCAAGCTTCGAATGCAACGAATAGtagtatttaaaaattgtttccacGTGACGGATGTGAACAAGGTACACAACTCCGCGAAAATTCTAGTCCACAAATTGGTCTCTGTACTGGAATCTATTGAGAAGTTACCGGTCTACTTGTACGACACGCCAGGCTCCGGCTACGGCTTGCAAATTCTGACCAGAAGACTGCGCTTCCGCTTGGAAAAAGCTGCTGGTGAGAGCTCTCTGATAGACAGGTCTGGTCGTAGCTTGAAGATGGAACCTTTGAGCACCATACAACAGTTGGAGAACCATTTGTTGCGAATGGTAGCGAAACAGTGGTACGATCATGATAGATCTACATTCACGTTTGTGAAGAAATTAAAAGAGGGTAACAGGATAACGTTCAAGTATCAGTACGACTTTGATGAAAATGGTTTATTGTATTGGATCGGTACGAATTCAAAGTCATGCAGCGAGTGGGTGAATCCAGGCCAATACGGTTTGGTCGTTGTCACATCTAGCGATGGGAGAAATCTGCCCTACGGTCAACTCGAAGATATTTTGAGTCGTGATCCTTCGGCGTTGAATTGTCACACGAACGATGACAAGCGAGCGTGGTTCTCGATCGACTTGGGGGTCTGGATCATCCCGACTGCTTACACGCTGAGGCACGCAAAAGGCTATGGTAGAAGCGCTCTGCGAAACTGGTTGTTCCAAGCATCCAAAGACGGAGTCAACTGGACGCATCTCTACGCTCACGTCGATGACACATCGCTGAACGAGCCTGGGAACACAGCTACGTGGACGTTAGAATTGACGACAGAAGAGACGCAAGGTTGGCGTCACCTGCGATTGCAACAGATTGGAAAGAACTCGTCCGGCCACACGCATTACTTGTCCGTATCCGGATTCGAAGTTTATGGTGAAGTTACTGGCGTATGCGAGGACTTGGGTCGTGCTGCTAGAGAAGCTGAGGCTGGAATCCGAAGATTGAGAAGATTAATTAAATCCCAAGTACTTCGTCATTTGGTCGCTGGTGCTAGAGTTGCTAGAGGCCTAGATTGGAAATGGAGGGATCAGGACGGCATACCGCCAG GCGAAGGTACCGTAACAGGAGAATTGCATAACGGCTGGATAGACGTAACATGGGATCACGGAGGTTCCAATTCCTATCGAATGGGCGCAGAAGGGAAATACGACTTAAGACTAGTTGGTGCGGGCTTAGACTCAGATAATGGAACAAAAGGTAAAACTGGTACCGGAGTGCTAACAGGACGAAAATCCAGCAGTACTCCTAGCTTGCCGGATTGCACCGATACCGTGATGCGTGGTTCGGTAGCGTCTACCGATCAAGCAGCAAGTGCAGACAACTTGGCGGCTAAG CAAGCGGCTGAATCGATAGCAGAGAGTGTGTTGTCGGTTGCTCGTGCTGAGGCGGTTGTCGCTGTAACCGGTGAAGGTGGAGCAAACTCGACTAGCGAATTGTCGGTTGTATTACACCCAAGACCCGACACTACCGTGACAAGTGATCTGGCAACGATTGTTGAGAGTCTTGCCCTTAACACTGACTGTTCCAGCAACAGTAACAGCAATCGTGCATCTAGTAGTTCGAAACCGTTGCTTGCTACTGTGCGAGGAAATAAG CCAGTGGCAAACTTGCTCGAGGCAGCCGAAGCACTTGACCGTGTCAGAGAAGGAGCCGACAGGCTACGCAACAATACTAACAGCTTTTTAAGCGGAGAGTTACTTAGTATAGTGCCTGTTAGAATTAGCGTGTCAGGCGAGTCTGAGGATAATTCGTTAAGGATAAAACCTGTACAAAGACATTCTGGAATCGCTGATG CTACCAAAGAATGCAGTCGGGACAAAGAAGCTAGCTCGTCTACGCAAAACACAACCGGAGGATGTCCTGTTGTCGTGACCAATCCCATGTCTGTGTCTGTCCCCAACCTTGCTtgttcagatactagcaataCTTTGGAACCAACAACAGCTACCGGTTTGTTGGGAACTTTTACCGCAATGACTCGAAGAAGAACGTTTG GTGGACAACACATCGCTTCTAATTCCAATACTGGTTCAAATTCCCGCGGACCTAATTCTGTGTCAAGCTTAGTTCGTCTCGCCTTGAATCCTAATTTCCCTGGTGGTTTACTAAGCACCGCGCAAAGTTATCCAAGCTTAACCAGCAGCGGTCAAGTCGCAGGCAGCGGTGTTACGACAACAACAGGTGCTGGATTAGGACAAGCGTTAACAATGTCTCTGACTAGTACAAGCAGCGATAGCGAACAG TTATTGCTACAGGTGAGTCTCGAGGACTTTTTGGAATCTTGTGGAGGTGTTGCGAGTTCTAGTGCTAGTGGTGCTAGGATCATTAACAGACCAACCCTCGTGACGGAATTAGAAGACGACGAGGATGTTGTCCTCGAGGAGGAAGAGGATAACGACGAACATGATCAAGAA GAGGACGATGAGGAAAATGAAGACGAAGGTGATGGCTGTGAAGGAGATTACGAAGAAGTGATGGTAAGCCGTAATTTGTTGGCAACGTTTATGGAAGAGGAGGCTTCTCAGAGTAGCAAGAGTCGTGCTTGGGACGACGAGTTCGTGTTGAAACGTCAATTCTCAGCTTTGATACCCGCTTTCGATCCTCGACCTGGCCGAACGAACATTAATCAA ACAACAGATCTGGAAGTTCCACCACCTGGTAGCGAAACACAATCCAGTGCTCGCGTAGGGTCGCTGCCTATGCCGAGGCTATTGCTGACATTGAAAGGCCCAGGCCTTCCAGGTGTACCGGATGTCGAGTTACCGCTCACTGAACCGCACGCCAGTATTTTTCAAGCTGTGCAGGAGTTGATGCAGCTTACTGAGCTAGGAAGTCGGCAGGAAAAACTAAGAAGAATATGGGAACCAAATTATAC TATAATATACAAAGAAGCTAGGGATGAAGAATCATCAGGAAGAGCAACACCAATCGTGACGCTGTACTCCCGCAATGCTACTCAAAATTCTTCAGCGTGCACCGTCGAGGACGTGTTACAACTTCTTAGGCACGTTTACGTATTGAGCACGACTCGCGACGATGGCAAACATATAGACTACGACGAGTCCGAGGAATCTACGTGTTGCGTTCACCCTGACGACTTCACCTCGAAGAAGATCACGAATAAAATCGTGCAACAAATTCAAGACCCGTTGGCCCTAGCTGCCGGAGCGTTGCCGAATTGGTGCGAGGAGTTAGCCAGGAGTTGTCCGTTCCTGCTGCCTTTCGAAACCAGACGATTGTACTTCAGTTGCACCGCGTTCGGGGCATCCAGGTCCATTGTGTGGCTTCAAACGCAGAGGGACGCCGTTCTCGAAAGACAAAGAGCGCCAGGATTGAGTCCGCGACGCGACGACAGCCACGAATTCCGTGTTGGCAGACTCAAGCACGAAAGAGTGAGCGTACCTAGGGGAGAGAAATTATTAGACTGGGCAGAACAAGTGCTGAAG GTGCACGCGAGTCGAAAAAGCATATTAGAAGTTGAGTTTGTTGGTGAAGAAGGAACTGGTCTCGGACCAACATTAGAGTTCTTTGCATTGGTAGCAGCAGAATTGCAGCGCAAAGACCTAGGTCTGTGGCTGTGCGACGACGAGGAATCGCAAGAAGATACGGAGGAACAAATCCGAGTTTCTAGCGATCAGGTTCGACCGGCAGGATATTACGTGACACGACCAAGCGGCTTGTTCCCTGCTCCCTTACCACAGGATTCAGCCGCTTGCGAGCGTGCTGTGCGATATTTCTGGTTCCTGGGTGTATTCTTGGCGAAGGTTTTGCAAGATAATAGATTAGTAGATTTGCCGCTGTCCCGTCCTTTCTTAAAGTTAATGTGTCACGGAGACATCACAAACAATGTGAACGAGAAGATCGGCTTGTCCGGCGTCACCCAGGAAAGCATGTCGTCCAGTATGTCCAGCAGCTTCATATCAGAAGAGGGTGAAGCTGATGCCGCGTACTCCGCGTTCGTACCTTCTCCATGGTACGCGGGTCTTTTGGATATAGAGGATCTCGTGCACGTGGATCCAGTAAGAGGCGAGTTCCTTAAAGAGATCCAAACCGCAACTGCTAAACGCGACAGAACATTTTCGGACGGTCGCAATTCAGCGGACGAGGAAACATCTCTGAGCATCGCCCATCCGTCTGGGATGTCCGTGCCTATCGAGGATCTGGCTTTAACGATGACCTACTCTCCCAGCTCAAAGATATTCGGACACGATCAAGTAGAATTGGTTGAAGGTGGCGCGGACATAGCGGTCACTATGGAAAATGCAAGGGAATACGCGGAACTGACAGTTAATTACTGTCTCGATCGAGGAATCTCGAAGCAGCTCGAGTCGTTTAGATCTGGTTTCTCAAAGGTCTTCCCAATGGAGAAACTCCATGCTTTCAGTCCCGAAGAGATAAGGGCGATGCTCTGCGGTGAACAAAATCCACAGTGGACTAGAGAAGATTTGCTCAACTACACTGAGCCTAAGTTGGGTTATACGAGAGAGAG TCCTGGATTCCAGAGATTCGTGAACGTTCTAGTTTCGTTAACTGGCCCAGAAAGAAAGGCTTTCTTACAGTTTGCGACCGGGTGTTCAGCTTTACCTCCTGGTGGATTATGTAATTTGCATCCTAGATTAACTGTGGTGAGAAAAGTGGACGCTGGCTCAGGTGGTTATCCCTCCGTTAACACCTGTGTTCATTACTTAAAATTACCAGAGTATCCTACTGAAGAGACACTTAAAGAGAGACTCTTGGCCGCGACTAGGGAAAGAGGTTtccatttaaattaa